From the genome of Nakamurella flavida, one region includes:
- a CDS encoding methionyl-tRNA formyltransferase, whose translation MRIVFAGTPQAAVPSLTALLASGHEVAAVLTRPDAPVGRGRTLQGSPVAEVAREAGLELLQPRTSRDPEFLRRLTEIAPQAGAIVAYGGLLPRPVLDVPVHGWVNLHFSLLPAWRGASPVQSAVRYGDDVTGASTFRLEEGLDTGPVFGAVTEAIGPHDTAGDLLERLSRSGAGLLVATLDGIADGSLQPVEQRLDTVTLTHKITVADAQVDWQVPALGVDRHIRALTPDPGAWTESSWGRLGLGPVRVTDSDTLPPGAIAAGKREVRVGTGTTDVVLGTVTAPGRRPMAAADWARGTRPGADDRFGPQADEQVLPLLGPAAVRDDGSGAGAQALPAGVSER comes from the coding sequence CTGAGGATCGTCTTCGCCGGCACACCGCAGGCCGCGGTCCCGTCGCTCACCGCGCTGCTGGCTTCCGGCCACGAGGTGGCCGCGGTGCTCACCCGCCCCGATGCTCCGGTCGGTCGTGGTCGCACCCTGCAGGGTTCGCCCGTCGCCGAGGTCGCCCGGGAGGCCGGGCTCGAGCTGCTGCAGCCCCGGACGTCCCGCGATCCGGAGTTCCTGCGGCGCCTGACGGAGATCGCCCCGCAGGCCGGGGCGATCGTCGCCTACGGCGGTCTGCTGCCCCGCCCGGTGCTGGACGTCCCCGTCCACGGGTGGGTCAACCTGCACTTCTCGCTGCTGCCGGCGTGGCGGGGGGCCTCCCCGGTCCAGTCCGCCGTCCGGTACGGCGACGACGTCACCGGGGCGAGCACGTTCCGGCTGGAGGAAGGTCTGGACACCGGTCCCGTCTTCGGTGCGGTGACCGAGGCCATCGGGCCGCACGACACCGCGGGGGATCTGCTGGAGCGGCTGTCCCGGTCCGGTGCGGGGCTGCTGGTGGCCACCCTCGACGGCATCGCCGACGGTTCCCTGCAGCCCGTGGAGCAACGCCTGGACACGGTCACCCTGACCCACAAGATCACCGTCGCCGACGCGCAGGTCGACTGGCAGGTGCCCGCCCTCGGGGTCGACCGGCACATCCGCGCCCTGACCCCGGATCCCGGGGCCTGGACCGAGTCGTCCTGGGGCCGGCTGGGTCTCGGTCCGGTGCGGGTCACCGACTCCGACACCCTGCCGCCCGGGGCCATCGCGGCGGGCAAGCGCGAGGTCCGGGTCGGGACGGGGACCACCGACGTCGTGCTGGGCACGGTGACCGCCCCGGGCCGCCGCCCGATGGCCGCGGCCGACTGGGCCCGGGGGACCCGGCCGGGCGCCGACGACCGGTTCGGCCCACAGGCCGACGAACAGGTCTTGCCGCTCCTCGGGCCCGCCGCCGTCCGCGACGACGGCAGCGGTGCCGGCGCGCAGGCCCTGCCGGCCGGGGTGTCCGAGCGATGA
- a CDS encoding GNAT family N-acetyltransferase: MAHAPDGRPLHGAHVHLDRVVEDDVPGMLDALGDPRVWAAGLGGGPTGQPRDAAAMHRWLGLDDPGDRVAYAVRLAVDSPLGPAGRIVGTTSLNETVLADERAHLGWTGYSPDVWGSVVNPECKLLLLGHAFEDCGLGRIKIQCDSANPRSAAAIARLGATREGVLRRHKRRADGSFRDTILFSVVVQEWPQVRDGLRARLAGGRPTS; this comes from the coding sequence ATGGCCCACGCTCCCGACGGCCGGCCCCTGCACGGCGCCCACGTCCACCTCGACCGCGTCGTCGAGGACGACGTGCCCGGCATGCTCGACGCACTGGGTGATCCGCGCGTCTGGGCCGCCGGTCTGGGCGGCGGGCCGACAGGACAGCCCCGGGACGCCGCCGCGATGCACCGGTGGCTCGGCCTGGACGACCCGGGCGACCGGGTGGCCTACGCGGTGCGCCTGGCCGTCGACTCCCCGCTCGGCCCGGCCGGCCGCATCGTGGGCACCACGTCCCTCAACGAGACCGTGCTCGCCGACGAGCGGGCCCACCTGGGCTGGACCGGGTACAGCCCGGACGTGTGGGGCTCGGTGGTGAACCCGGAGTGCAAGCTCCTGCTGCTCGGGCACGCGTTCGAGGACTGCGGGCTGGGCCGGATCAAGATCCAGTGCGACAGCGCCAACCCCCGGTCCGCCGCGGCGATCGCCCGCCTCGGGGCGACCCGGGAAGGCGTGCTGCGCCGCCACAAGCGCCGCGCCGACGGCTCCTTCCGCGACACGATCCTGTTCTCCGTGGTCGTGCAGGAGTGGCCGCAGGTCCGCGACGGCCTGCGGGCGCGGTTGGCCGGGGGCCGGCCGACCTCCTGA
- a CDS encoding primosomal protein N' → MTEQAATPAPVPTAPAVTGPAPAATPRPPGRAAAPAARSPRRDAGARSAADHLPVARVAVDMPLAHLDRPFDYLVDATQDADARPGVRVRVRFAGRLVNGLVLDRAGASEHTGRLGFLDRVVSAEPVLSPEVAALARAVADRYAGTLSDVLRLAVPPRHARVEAQPMPVPDTGRPVTAAVPDAAGSAPAPAPAPPVTAVPSVPGEARSPSAAAPAAEQPGSGTPGPADPAAGWAPYTYGPTFLRAVGQGRPARAVWQALPGERWAERLAELALTAHRAGRGALLLVPDARDLTALDAALAAVLPAEDFVTLSADLGPAERYRRFLRIRRGAARVVAGTRGAAFAPVVDLAVVAVFDDGDESLAEPRAPYPHAREVAMLRSVAGPCALLVGGFNRTTEAALLVDSGWAQSVAAPRAVVRERMPRIEAAGDDYARGADSAAARARLTPAAFDAARASLRAGAPVLVQVPRRGYQPALACETCRRPAHCRRCAGPLGVTGASGIPACRWCGTPEARFRCPACGGERLRAVVAGARRTAEELGRAFPNVPVITSAGDAVRIEVGPEAALVIATPGAEPRPPDGYGAALLLDGNALLGRPDLRAGEETVRRWLAAAALVRPAAAGGRVVIGADMALAAVQAVIRWDPAGHADTELAARRELGFPPAVWTAAVQGAEEAVLGWLDDVGLPESAEVLGPVPLDEIGYGRRPGSGDDDGEGGPAVRALVRAPLADRHALTAALRAVAALRSARRESTPVRVRVDPLDLL, encoded by the coding sequence ATGACCGAGCAGGCCGCCACCCCGGCGCCCGTCCCGACCGCCCCGGCCGTGACCGGTCCCGCACCGGCGGCCACCCCGCGGCCGCCGGGACGGGCGGCCGCTCCGGCGGCACGTTCGCCGCGGAGGGACGCCGGGGCCCGGTCGGCAGCCGACCACCTCCCGGTGGCCCGGGTCGCGGTGGACATGCCGCTCGCCCACCTGGACCGTCCCTTCGACTACCTGGTCGACGCCACCCAGGACGCGGACGCCCGGCCCGGCGTCCGGGTCCGGGTGCGCTTCGCCGGCCGGCTGGTCAACGGGCTGGTGCTGGACCGGGCCGGCGCCTCCGAGCACACCGGCCGGTTGGGGTTCCTGGACCGGGTGGTGTCGGCGGAACCGGTGCTGTCCCCGGAGGTCGCCGCACTGGCCCGGGCGGTCGCCGACCGCTACGCCGGAACCCTGTCCGACGTCCTCCGCCTCGCCGTCCCCCCACGGCACGCCCGGGTCGAGGCCCAGCCGATGCCCGTCCCCGACACGGGCCGCCCGGTGACCGCCGCCGTTCCCGACGCGGCCGGATCCGCCCCGGCCCCGGCCCCGGCCCCGCCCGTGACCGCCGTGCCGTCCGTGCCCGGGGAGGCCCGCTCACCGTCGGCCGCTGCCCCGGCGGCCGAGCAGCCGGGATCCGGCACCCCCGGACCGGCGGACCCCGCAGCCGGCTGGGCGCCGTACACGTACGGGCCCACGTTCCTCCGGGCCGTCGGGCAGGGTCGGCCGGCCCGGGCGGTGTGGCAGGCGCTGCCGGGGGAGCGGTGGGCGGAGCGGCTGGCCGAGCTGGCACTGACCGCCCACCGGGCGGGCCGCGGCGCCCTGCTGCTGGTGCCGGACGCCCGTGACCTGACCGCCCTGGACGCCGCCCTGGCCGCGGTGTTGCCGGCCGAGGACTTCGTCACCCTTTCCGCGGACCTCGGCCCCGCGGAGCGGTACCGGCGGTTCCTGCGCATCCGGCGGGGTGCGGCGCGGGTGGTGGCGGGCACCCGGGGCGCCGCCTTCGCCCCCGTCGTCGATCTGGCCGTGGTCGCCGTGTTCGACGACGGGGACGAGTCCCTCGCCGAACCCCGGGCGCCCTACCCCCATGCCCGGGAGGTGGCGATGCTGCGATCCGTGGCCGGGCCGTGCGCGCTGCTCGTCGGCGGGTTCAACCGGACGACCGAGGCGGCCCTGCTGGTCGACTCGGGGTGGGCGCAGTCCGTGGCCGCACCGCGCGCCGTCGTCCGGGAGCGGATGCCGCGCATCGAGGCGGCGGGCGACGACTACGCCCGCGGCGCCGACTCGGCGGCCGCCCGGGCCCGGCTCACCCCGGCCGCCTTCGACGCGGCCCGCGCCTCGCTCCGGGCCGGCGCCCCGGTCCTGGTGCAGGTGCCCCGGCGGGGCTACCAGCCCGCGCTGGCCTGCGAGACCTGTCGCCGGCCCGCCCACTGCCGCCGCTGCGCCGGGCCGCTGGGCGTCACCGGCGCCTCCGGGATCCCCGCCTGCCGGTGGTGCGGCACCCCGGAGGCTCGGTTCCGCTGCCCGGCCTGCGGTGGGGAACGGCTGCGAGCGGTGGTGGCCGGGGCCCGCCGCACCGCGGAGGAACTGGGTCGAGCGTTCCCGAACGTCCCGGTGATCACCTCGGCCGGTGACGCGGTCCGCATCGAGGTCGGTCCCGAAGCCGCCCTGGTCATCGCCACCCCGGGCGCCGAACCCCGCCCGCCGGACGGGTACGGGGCGGCCCTGCTGCTGGACGGCAACGCCCTGCTCGGTCGACCCGATCTGCGTGCGGGGGAGGAGACGGTCCGCCGGTGGCTCGCCGCGGCGGCCCTGGTCCGCCCGGCGGCGGCCGGTGGCCGGGTGGTCATCGGGGCGGACATGGCCCTGGCCGCCGTCCAGGCCGTCATCCGCTGGGACCCGGCCGGCCACGCGGACACCGAGCTGGCCGCCCGCCGGGAGCTGGGGTTCCCGCCCGCGGTGTGGACGGCCGCCGTGCAGGGGGCCGAGGAGGCGGTGCTGGGGTGGCTCGACGACGTCGGGCTGCCGGAATCCGCGGAGGTGCTCGGGCCGGTGCCGTTGGACGAGATCGGCTACGGCCGTCGGCCCGGATCCGGTGACGACGACGGGGAGGGCGGCCCGGCGGTGCGGGCGCTGGTCCGTGCTCCGCTGGCCGACCGGCATGCGCTGACCGCGGCCCTGCGCGCGGTCGCCGCGCTGCGGTCGGCCCGCCGGGAGAGCACCCCGGTGCGGGTCCGGGTCGATCCGCTCGATCTGCTCTGA